The Flavobacterium sp. 140616W15 sequence AAAAATTAGTAAAAGCCCATTTCGATGGGCTTTTTTATTGAGTAACTAATTCAATTGCACGCTGTAAATTTTCCTTTTCTACTTGAGCGATATAATTTATAAAAATTGATTTGTCATTTTGATTCTGACTTTCTGCTAAAATCGAAAGATATTTATTCTTATGCTCGTCATCACCTTGAATAGTTGCAAAAACATAACCGTTTTGAATTAATATCCAGTTCATTAATAAAAGAGCTATTTGAATATTCCCGCTCTCAAAAGGGCTAATTGTTATGATCTTTAAATGTGCTTCACAAGCTAATAATATAGGGTGAAGTGTGTTTTTATTGGTTTCATACCAACTGAAAAAAGAGCTAATTTCGCGAATAATCAATGCGTCATTTTTATATTTTCCTGCATGAGCAGGTTTTATTCCTCTTAAAATCTGATTGTGAATACTCAGTAATTCTTTTTCATTGACAGCACTGTTTTTTTGAGTTAAATCTTTAATGTAAGAAATAGTTTCATGATGGTTTACCGCTTCTAAATGCTCCTGCATGGTTTTGCCTCCAATTGTTAATCCTTCATTAATTACTGCTTTAGTCTCTTGTAACGTCAATGAGTTGTTATTAATTCTATTGCTTTCGTATGTATATTCGAGCTCTAAAATTTTAGAAATTCGATGTAAATCAAATTGTTGGAATGATTGTATTTTTGTTTTTAAGACTTCAATTTCATTTAGAACGTTTTGCAATGTTGACAAGATAATCGAAGTATCTCTCTTTTTAATGTTTTGAATTTCGATTTCGGCGAGATGTAATGCTTTAAGTGCCATTTCTTCATGTCCGATTTCATGTATTATTTTTTCTTTTAACCAAAGTATTAATAGATTCTCAAAATCAATTTCGAGCAATGAAGCAAGTTTTACAATTTGTTCTCTTGTAGGTTTTCGGGTGCCACTTTCAAATTTACTGATTAAGGCTTGATCAATTTCAAGTAATTGTGCTACTTCTCGAGTTTTAAAACCTTTTTGTTCTCGGGCATTTTTAAGTATCGTTTTCATTTCAGAAGCATGGTTTTAATTGTCAAGACAAATTTAGTCATTATTTTATTGGTAAAAAAATAGCATTAAAAATGAATTCAATGCTATTTGTGATTTTTTTTGTGATAAGTGCTATTTCTTTGGTAACGTTCCGTCTTTCTTCATTTCGTATATTATAGTTCTCATGATATCATCTATTGTTGTGCCAATATCAGTAACATCAGAGGATTTTGTTGTGCCAGTCCAGATTAATTTTTTTCTTTCAAAGAAAAAACATTGGTTTCTACTATATAATAAGTGTTTTCTACGTAATAACCTGGAGTGTAAAAATCGTTTGCATACATTCCGTACCAGCCACCAAACGGGCCTCCATATAATAAACCATTATAGCCTCCGTAATAGATGCTATTATCTATTCCAGGAACATATTCGGTTTGTTTTTCTTTGCTTACTAATCGCATAGTAACTACACCGTCAAAATTTTCATCGTTTAGTATTTTTAGTTTTTGGTCATCTGTAAGGCCATTACTAATTTGATTCAAAAACGGATAAGAAGCATGAAAAATAGGGTTACTTGCAGCAATTCTGTTTTCAATAACTCTTCGTGTCCCTTCATTTTTTATTAAAGCTACAACTAATACTTTTTTGAAATTTTCTGAACTAATTGTTATTTGCGGATCTCTCCAACTAGTAATGATAGAAGAATTAGTACCACATCCATATAGTAAGATCACAGTTAATAAAACAAATATTCTTTTCATAGCTAGAAATTTAGAGTTTATTGTAGTAAAAATAAGTATAAATATCGAGATATTACTCTGGAATTTTTATTTTAAAAAAGAGTCTAAATTAAAACGCTTTTTTAATTCGATCAAGATCACGCTTAGTATCTTGTTCTTTTAGAGATTCACGTTTATCGTAGTTTTTCTTCCCTTTACAAAGTCCTATTTGTAATTTAGCGAGTCCTTTTTCATTGGTAAACAGCTTTAAAGGAATAATTGTTAATC is a genomic window containing:
- a CDS encoding helix-turn-helix domain-containing protein, which produces MKTILKNAREQKGFKTREVAQLLEIDQALISKFESGTRKPTREQIVKLASLLEIDFENLLILWLKEKIIHEIGHEEMALKALHLAEIEIQNIKKRDTSIILSTLQNVLNEIEVLKTKIQSFQQFDLHRISKILELEYTYESNRINNNSLTLQETKAVINEGLTIGGKTMQEHLEAVNHHETISYIKDLTQKNSAVNEKELLSIHNQILRGIKPAHAGKYKNDALIIREISSFFSWYETNKNTLHPILLACEAHLKIITISPFESGNIQIALLLMNWILIQNGYVFATIQGDDEHKNKYLSILAESQNQNDKSIFINYIAQVEKENLQRAIELVTQ